Below is a window of Anas platyrhynchos isolate ZD024472 breed Pekin duck chromosome 13, IASCAAS_PekinDuck_T2T, whole genome shotgun sequence DNA.
CATACTACAGCTGTAACAAGCACAGCAGGAAGCATTTTGTCAGGTTTTCAAGGTCCTGCATCTCTGCGGGGCTTTCTCACAGCGTGCCTCACACCAAAGGGGTCAGCTCTTCTTGTTCCCAACAAGTGGGTACAGGGacccttcctctcctcagggCTAAGAACTtgcaaaaggaagaggtaaCCCCTCTTGAACACCTCCTGCACAGCTGTCTGCGTGTTAATGGAAACCCGTTCTGGCCGTTTTCTTCATCTTACACTCTGAAGGCAGGCcagccagcacaaagcctgcttttcaccgcaaacctattTATTTGAGGCAGTAACAAAACGCCATCTTCCGTTCCACCCCAGCACGCTTCTGCTGCTTCCCATCCACTCAACACACATCTGTGTTACACGTAGGGAGAAGAGATTTTGTCTCAAGCTTCCGAAGCTTCCGAAACCAGGGACTCCGAGGAGGACTCCGCTGAGGTAGGGCTGCGGGGGCACCGCCTGCCCCCTCCGTGAGGCGGCCGGGTGGGGATGGCGGGGGGCGAGCCCGCAACCCCGGGGCTGAGGCCGGCCTCTCCCGCAGGAGCCCAGCGAGCAGgacgaggaggaagaagaagaagaggaggaggaggaggaagggcagggGGCGGCAGGCAGCTGCCCTGCCCCCTGAGCACCGCCCGGggcggggaaggggaaggggaaggggagggagcgggaggggggggagggcggAGCGCGGCGGCCATGTCGGTGCAGGAGGACCCGGTGCAGCGGGAGATCCACCAGGACTGGGCCAACCGCGAGTACATCGAGGTGATCACCAGCTCCATCAAGAAGATCGCCGACTTCCTCAACTCCTTCGGTGAggggggcgggggccggggggccgtgtggggctgtgtgggggggGCGGTGTGTCTCACTGCCGCTGCCGCAGACATGTCGTGCCGCTCCCGCCTGGCCACCCTCAACGAGAAGCTGACGGCGCTGGAGCGCAGGATCGAGTACATCGAGGCCAGGGTGAGCCTTGCGCTGTGCTCGGGGGTGGCGGGGCCGAGATCGAGCTTGGCTCCTCCTAAGGCACTCCCTGTTCCTGCAGGTCACCAAGGGCGAGACGCTGACATAGACCGGGGGCGGCTCCGGGCCCCCCGCCGCTGGAGCTGGAGTCCCACGGCCTGCACCGGGCTCGCCGCCGCCGTCTCCTCCGCTCGTGTTGCCAATAAAccgctgtgctcctgccctgcctgctctctgcctgcccgGGACCGGCTGCTGCGcggctgcctgctgccccaaGGGATGTCCGGAGTGcgccctcctgcctgcccacccCCCTCCGGCCCCGCAGGGTCCGGACCCTCGATCGTCCCCTTTGCAGAGGGGAGACGCTGCCGGGGTCCTGGGCCTGGCTGCTGGTGACTCCGTGAGGCATCCGGGCAGCGTGGCGCAGCCTCCGAGGTGCTTTGTGCTCCTGCTGGGgtctggaagaaaaaagctgGTGAGCCTGAGGGTTGGTGGAGTGATTCTGCCTGCGCCTGTGCACGCTGTAAG
It encodes the following:
- the BRK1 gene encoding protein BRICK1 — its product is MSVQEDPVQREIHQDWANREYIEVITSSIKKIADFLNSFDMSCRSRLATLNEKLTALERRIEYIEARVTKGETLT